One window of the Eucalyptus grandis isolate ANBG69807.140 chromosome 8, ASM1654582v1, whole genome shotgun sequence genome contains the following:
- the LOC104415780 gene encoding probable LRR receptor-like serine/threonine-protein kinase At5g10290, translating to MELSLVLLALACLQSFVLSDYQGDALFSLRNSLNASNSQLTDWNPNQVNPCTWSNVICDPNNNVVSVTLSSMNFSGTLSPKIGALKTLTTLNLQGNGITGEIPPEIGNLTSLTNLDLENNRLTGQIPPSVGNLLKLQFLSLSQNNLSGTIPESLSTLHNLINLQLAFNNLEGQIPAHLFQVPKYNFSANKLNCGINQLRSCASDGSDSGASHKPKVGIIVGIVGGLFILLLVILVLFLYKGRHKGYKREVFVDVAGEVDRRIAFGQLKRFSWRELQLATDSFSEKNVLGQGGFGKVYKGVLADNMKIAVKRLTDFESPGGDAAFQREVEMISVAVHRNLLRLIGFCTTPTERLLVYPFMQNLSVAYRLREIKPGEAVLNWPRRKRVALGAARGLEYLHEHCNPKIIHRDVKAANVLLDEDFEAVVGDFGLAKLVDVRQTNVTTQVRGTMGHIAPEYLSTGKSSERTDVFGYGIMLLELVTGQRAIDFSRLEEEDDVLLLDHVKKLEREKRLDAIVDRNLSKNYNMQEVEMMMQVALLCTQASPEDRPAMSDVVRMLEGEGLAERWEEWQNVEVTRRQEYERIQRRFDWGEDSVYHQDAIELSGGR from the exons GAGATGCACTTTTCTCATTGAGAAATTCATTAAATGCGTCAAACAGTCAGCTCACAGACTGGAATCCAAATCAAGTTAATCCTTGCACTTGGTCTAATGTCATCTGTGATCCAAATAACAATGTCGTTTCTGT AACATTGTCATCAATGAACTTTTCAGGTACATTATCTCCCAAAATTGGAGCGCTGAAGACGCTCACTACACT TAACTTGCAAGGGAATGGCATAACTGGTGAGATACCTCcagaaattggaaatttgacaagtttgacCAACTTGGATCTGGAGAACAATCGTTTGACTGGTCAAATACCACCTTCCGTTGGGAATCTACTAAAGCTTCAATTTTT GTCATTAAGTCAAAATAACCTCAGTGGAACCATTCCTGAGTCACTTTCTACTCTTCATAACTTGATCAATCT CCAGCTTGCCTTTAACAACCTTGAAGGTCAAATTCCTGCTCACTTATTCCAAGTTCCGAAATACAA CTTTTCTGCAAACAAATTAAATTGTGGCATTAATCAGCTGCGTTCATGTGCCTCTGATGGCAGTGATTCAG GTGCTTCGCATAAGCCGAAAGTTGGAATTATAGTTGGTATAGTTGGAGGGCTTTTTATTCTCCTCCTTGTCATTCTGGTGCTCTTTCTATATAAGGGTCGACACAAAGGCTATAAACGTGAAGTATTTGTAGATGTCGCAG GTGAAGTAGACCGGCGAATTGCATTTGGCCAGTTAAAACGATTTTCATGGAGGGAATTGCAGCTTGCAACAGACAGCTTCAGTGAGAAAAATGTCCTGGGTCAGGGTGGTTTTGGGAAAGTCTACAAAGGAGTGCTTGCTGATAATATGAAAATTGCTGTGAAGCGATTAACTGATTTTGAGAGCCCTGGTGGAGATGCAGCTTTTCAACGTGAAGTCGAAATGATAAGTGTTGCAGTTCATAGGAATCTTTTGAGGTTAATTGGATTTTGCACAACACCTACAGAGCGCTTGCTGGTGTATCCCTTCATGCAAAACTTAAGTGTTGCGTATCGGCTTCGAG AGATCAAACCTGGGGAGGCTGTTTTGAATTGGCCCAGAAGAAAACGGGTAGCATTGGGTGCTGCACGTGGTCTGGAGTATCTTCACGAACACTGCAATCCTAAGATTATTCATCGGGACGTAAAAGCTGCTAATGTTTTGCTTGATGAGGATTTTGAAGCTGTTGTGGGTGATTTCGGCCTTGCAAAATTAGTTGATGTGAGACAGACTAATGTTACAACTCAAGTTCGTGGGACAATGGGCCATATTGCGCCGGAATATTTGTCAACTGGGAAGTCCTCAGAGAGGACTGATGTTTTTGGTTATGGAATTATGCTTTTAGAGCTGGTAACAGGTCAACGTGCAATTGACTTCTCACgtctagaggaagaagatgatgtgctACTGCTTGACCAT GTCAAGAAGCTGGAGAGGGAGAAACGGCTTGATGCTATCGTAGACCGTAACTTAAGTAAAAACTACAACATGCAAGAGGTGGAGATGATGATGCAAGTGGCTCTTCTTTGTACCCAAGCATCGCCAGAGGACCGTCCAGCGATGTCGGATGTTGTTCGGATGCTGGAGGGCGAAGGGCTGGCTGAGAGGTGGGAGGAGTGGCAGAATGTCGAAGTTACTCGAAGGCAAGAATATGAGAGGATACAGAGAAGATTCGACTGGGGAGAAGATTCCGTGTATCATCAAGATGCAATTGAGCTGTCTGGTGGAAGATGA